From the Lathyrus oleraceus cultivar Zhongwan6 unplaced genomic scaffold, CAAS_Psat_ZW6_1.0 chrUn0616, whole genome shotgun sequence genome, the window ttaataacatatttatgatttcccttgatgatATCTCTTTGAAGGTAAAATGTCTTATGGTAAACAATAATGAGTCATGGATGTGACATAAAAGATTTGcacatattcatatggaacatttgaATAAGCTTATAAAGCATGATCTTGTTATTGGTTTGCCCAAGATAAAATTCGTCAAAGATAGGCTTtgtgatgcatgtcaaaaggggaaacaaaccaaatcaactttcacatcaaagaatgtggtgtccactacaatgttgcatatggacttatttggtccatcaagaacaagaagcttcggaggtaatatatatgctttagttattgttgatgatttctctagatacacTTGGACTTTCTTCTTAGTTCAAAAAAATGGTGCATTCAAGGCGTTCAAGAAATGCGAAGCAAATCCAAAATGAGAAATCTCTAActattgcctccataagaagcgaccatggtggagaatttCAAAATGCCTCCTTCGAAGAGTTTTGAGAAGAACATGGAATATTTCAGGATTTCTCGgcaccaaggactcctcaacaaaatagagtggtggagagaaagaataggtcacttgtggaacttgcaagaacaatgcttagcgatTTAAATCTTCCAAAGTATTTTTGGGCAGACGCGGTAAGTACGGCATGCTATGTAAGTAATAGAATTATTATTAGACCTACCTTGAAAAGACCCcttatgaactcttcaaaggaaggaaacaAAACATCTCTTACTTtcacatttttggatgcaaatgctttgttctcaacaatgacaaagacaatctAGGTAAGTTCGATGAGAAGTCCGACCAAGGTATATTTCTTGGATATTCTCTTACTAGTAAAGCATTtagaatatataataaaagaactttaaaaATTTAAGAATCTATGCATGTTACTTTCGATGAATCTAACCCCTCCAAGGAGGATATTGGTttgtgtgatgatgatgatgttatAGAAATCCCTCAAAAAGATACTTCAAGTGGAAACAATGGTGATCAACCAACACATCAAGATGAGCAAgatcaacaaaaataaaatgataatGATCTACCTAAGAAATGGAGAACTCATTGGGATCATCCAATTGATAAAGTCATCGGTGATATTAGTCAAGGCGTTGCAACAAGATTAAATCTCAAAGATGCATGTTTAAATATGGCTTTTGTTTCTCAAATTGAACCCTCCAAAGTTGATGAAGCTTTAGGTGACGACCAATGGATAATTGTTATGCAAGAAGAGCTAAACCAAttcgaaaggaatcaagtttgggaactCGTCCCTAGGCCAAGTGATAAACACATCATAGGTACCAGATGAGTGTTTAAGAACAAGCATGATGAGAATGGTATAATTGTTTGAAACAAAGAAAGGTTGGTGGCCCAAGGATACAATCAAGAGGAAGGCATTGATTTTGAAGAAACATTCGCTCcagttgcaaggttagaagctatcCGTTTATTGCTTGCTTATGCATATTCATTAAATTTTCAATTATTTaaaatggatgtcaagagcgcattcttgaatggctacatcaatgaagaagtatatgtcaAAAAAAAcccgggctttgaagacttcaaaaatccttcacatgttttcaagttgaggaaagctctttatggcctaaagcaagcacctagagcatggtatgatcGTCTCAGCAACTTTCTCTATGAAAAGGGTTTTGGAAAAGGTAAAATTGACAAAACCttgtttattaagaaaataaaaggtAACACTTTATTGGTTTAAGTCTACGTTGACGACATCATATTCAGCTCAAAAAACAAAGAAatgtgtgaagaattttcatcaatgatgtaaggagaattcgagatgtccatgatgggtaagatgaactattttcttggacttcAAATTAAGCAACTGAAGGATGGAATTTTCATCAACCGATTAAAGTACTGCAAAGAGTTGTTAAAAGATTCGACATGGATAGTTGCAAGGTAATGTCTACTCCAATGGGATCCGGATCTTATGTTGATCAATATGAATCAGGTGTTTCGGTTGACATAACAAAGTATCAAGGTATGGTTGGTTCCTTACTttatttgacggcaagccgtcctgatATTATGTTCAGTGTGTGTCTTTGTGCTCGTTTTCAAGCCAATCCAAAAGAATCACATATTACCGTTGTTAAGAggatcatgaagtatctcaagGGAACAACAAATGTCGGCatatggtatcctaaaggtagtatTTGCAAATTAGTTGGTTATTCTGACGCTGATTATGCAGGAAGTAAAACTGATCAAAAAAGTACTAGTGGTACATGTCACATCCTTGGAAATGCATTAGTATCGTGGGCTTGCAAGAAACAAGCTTGTATTGCTCTAAGCACTTCCGAAGCGGAATACATAGCAGCAGGTAGCTGTTGCGCTCAAATactttggcttaagcaacaacttcgtgactacggactcgatcttggatgcattcctcttttttgtgacaacacgagtgagataaacattacaaagaatctggtcatgcactcaagaaccaaacatattgacattcAACATCATTTTCTTCGTGACCACGTGCTTCAAAGAGATGTCGAAGTCACATTTGtggatactcataatcaacttgCCGACATCTTCACAAAACCTTTGGCATGAGAACCATTTTACAAAATTAGAAGGGAACTTGGGATTCTAGATGAGTGTGATATATAACTCATCAAAATCACATCAAAATTTAAAGGTGCACTCTTTCTCATAATATTTAgtaattaattatttaatgtTATTAAAAATGTTTTTTTAAGTATGTTTGCTTATGTGTTATTTTTTTAAGCATTTATCAAATTTTGTTtggtgtcaatcgattgatggtcaggtgtcaatcgattggtcccttTTAATTTCTCAAATTTTGTTTTACAGTAAGTTCATTCATTCGATTGCATCCTTCtatcaatcgattggttccttatttttttttaatttttataaaaaaaatcatcaaCCAATCGATTGGATCCCTAAcatcaatcgattggtccttTTATTTTTTCAACCTTTTCACAATTCCAATTGATGGGTTCTTgcatgtcaatcgattggtctttaaattttttttggtTTTATATGTTCAGCATGCACATGATTTCTTTCCTATTTTATTCTCACTTTATTTTTTCGCATGTGAATCATGATACATCTACTGAGACACTCTTCCATATTGCATTTATTCATTTTTGTCTTTTACCACTTTTTTCTCCTATTCCTCCTCCTTTTCCCATTTTCAAGTAAGTGTTATTTACCAAGTTTTGTTAAAAGCTCTTTATGTCACTTTATTTCTATTCATTGATTTTATTGTGTTGGTACAACCACTTGATTCTTCTCATTACTACACTTTACCACCATAAAACCACATCTCTCCTCAAGAAATCTTTAAGCATTCTACACGTTTTCTTCTATTCACTCAAAAGGCTTTTGCTTTATCTCTTGATTCTCTCTCCAAGCAACATCCATGGCCTCTCAACTTTCATCTAAAGGCAAAGGCAAGGGCAAGGCTTCTAGTTCTAGAGGTCCTCTAGATTTGTCAAGACTTTTCACTACCAAGAGTCAACAGGAAAGGTATGAGACTTATTTCTTCCAAAAGAAAATCATGAAGCCTAAGTATGGGTCTTTTGTTTCTTTTCCTGAAGATGTGTTTAGTTTTCCTACTGTCTTTGAGGAATTGGGATTGAGTGACCTCATTGGTTACAATACAAATTTTTACCCTGAATTGGTCAAGGTGTTCTATGCCAACATGGTGAAGAGAAGGGGAAGCTCACATATGTGATGAAGGGGGTTCCAATCTCCTTAAGAGCTTCTGGTATAAGTGCTATTCTTGAAATTCCTACTGGTGGTCACAATTTGTTGGGACAAAGGCTTTGTGGGAAGACTATAGCAAACATGCTTTCTACTATAGTTTGAGTCGGTGTCTAAGCATCAATTTTACAACAAGAGGAAGAAGAGTTTTGGAGGATATAATCCGGAGCGTGTTTACTGG encodes:
- the LOC127114585 gene encoding secreted RxLR effector protein 161-like translates to MDSCKVMSTPMGSGSYVDQYESGVSVDITKYQGMVGSLLYLTASRPDIMFSVCLCARFQANPKESHITVVKRIMKYLKGTTNVGIWYPKGSICKLVGYSDADYAGSKTDQKSTSGTCHILGNALVSWACKKQACIALSTSEAEYIAAGVLCQHGEEKGKLTYVMKGVPISLRASGISAILEIPTGGHNLLGQRLCGKTIANMLSTIV